AACCTCCCCATCCCACGGTTTTCCCGGTGATGACCCCGTTAAACGCATGGGTGAGACTTTTGTATTGGCCAAAGAGGTAACCGATCTCTCTTTTTCCGACACCGATGTCGCCTGCAGGAACATCGATATCCGGCCCGATGTATTCGTGCAGTTTCAGCACATAGCTCTGACAGAATCGCAACATTTCGCGAGGGTACAACCCCATTGCAGGAAGATCCGCCCCGCCTTTGCCCCCTCCCAGCGGCAATCCCGTCAGGGCGTTCTTGAACATCTGCTCAAACGAGAGAAACTTCATCGAATCCAGATCGACAGACGGGTGAAATCTCAGCCCCCCCTTGTAAGGACCCAGCGCGTTGTTAAACTGGACGCGGTATCCGTTATGCACCCGTACTTCATTTTTGTCATCGAGCCATTCCACTTTGAAGCTGATGGCCCGGTTGGGCACGGTTATCCTTTCCAGTATCCGTTCCGCCTGGTATTGGGGCTCCTGATCCAGAACGGGTGAAATGGTATAAAAAAGCTCTTTTACCGACTGAAGAAATTGTTTTTCCCAGGGCACCCGGGCTTCCAATTTATTGAGAACCTCTGCAGCATATCCGTTCAAGTTTTCCATATTCTTCTCCTTCGATTGACCTCGCTTTGCGTCCGCGGTTGTATTCCACGGAGCGCGGACATCTTCTTCCCGTTTCGGGACAGACAAGCCTCCCGACCGGCATCGTTAATGGCGCAAACGCGTTAGGGAGAGGGGAGATCCGATGCGGTCATTTTAATGGAATCGAATTCAGGTAACATCTTTCCAAGGTTGTTTGTCCGTAAATTATGGCGCCGTTATAGCACCGGCGAACCCCGCTCTCAAGGGAAATTTCACGGTCAAGACAATCCCGGGGATAAAGAGGCTCAACGTCATCATGGATCCGGCTGCCGAAAAAGGTAGTAGTAAATTCCTGCACGCCCCTGTATCATCCATTCTTGGCATCGCTCTGTATGTGCAGGAATTAACAAGAACAGGCTTGCCTTGGAAAAATCAACGCCCATGAACAACCAACACAGCCGATCGTTGCGCTTCGGCTGTTTTCCCCTGTTGGGCCGATAGGAGAAATGAGATGATACAAGCTGTAGTGACCCCCGCTGCGGGAAAGCGACTGATTGCAAAGGCTCTGACCGTACACCCGGCGATAAGAACGGCGTTGCAGTCCCGTACGGTCGCTGTTATCGCCGGAACGACCAATGGATACGTGGCGGAAGAGCTGCTGTCGATATGTGGGAATGCGGAGGGTTTTTCGCGTCAGCGGTTCTTCCGCGGAATCACGTTGCCGCCGTACGAGAAGATGAATGACTCTGGTCGATCAGCCCAGGGGAGTCCATTTCCGGGTGATGTCGTGATCCACAAGGGAAGATGGCTGGTCGGGAAGACCATCTTCGATGTGGTTGATGATTTGACGGAAGGGGATGTCATTCTCAAGGGGGCCAATGCGGTTGACCTTGTACGCAGGCAGGCCGGCATCCTGGTAGGAGATCCAAGAGGGGGCACGATTCTAACGGCCCTGCAGGCCGTTGTGGGAAGACGTGTGCGCCTGATCCTGCCCGTCGGACTGGAGAAGCGTGTCATCGTCGACTTGAATGGCATGGCTGCCCGCCTGAATGCTCCAGGCACAGGCGGTCTGCGACTGCTCCCCGTCCAGGGGGAAGTTGTGACGGAGATAGAAGCCATTGCGATGCTCACGGGGGCGAGGGCGGAATTGATTGCCGCCGGAGGCGTGTGTGGCGCCGAGGGTGCCGTATGGATGGGGATTTCAGGAACAGACGAACAAGAAGATTCTGCCAGGGAAGTCCTGGCGGGTATCAAGGGAGAACCGAGGTTCGCTTCGACATAGAATCTTCAGCCAAATCGTTTTTTGTGACGGTTAAAAAGGGCAATGGCCGACTCAAATAAAAGCCGGGAACTTGCGTTCCCGGCTTGCGAAATCATCTGGGTTCAAAAGACCCTCTCTTAGTCGTCATCCTCATCACTGTAATAATGGCCCGGTCCCTGCGATCCTGAAGGCACTTCCGACGCTATGGAACGGGTGATGCCCCGCGACAGCAGATAAAGAATGAAGAACAACAGAACCATGGACACGATCATGATTATAATGATTGTCGAGGTCCAGGATTGGGCTTCCTTTTCGATGGCCTGGGCCGCTTTCAATGCCACGGCATTGTAGGCGTCCACATCGATGCCCATACCGATCCAGCCGAAACCACCCGGCTGAGGGTAATCCTTCGTGATGAACTTGATCGGCGCGTAGGCGACAAACTTCGTTCGCCCGCCGAAATTATAAATCTTCATGCCGGACTGGCCCCGTGCCGCCTCAGCCGCGACCTCGGGCAGATTGGGGTCCATGAAGCCAAGCAGATTGAGATTCAGGACTTCCTTGCCCTCGCCTGTTAAAGCGGCTGCGGTTTTTTCCTCAAGAGGCGGGACCATGGTTCCGTCCTCACCTTGCCCCACGATATGATAATCGCTGGGATGGGAAATGACGAAGCCCCGGTTGTCCACCATATAGGCATAATTGCCCGTTTCGGTATCCGATTCGTAAACCCTCTCGGCCTGAGTGGGTATAATGTGGTCCGTAAATTCTGCGAGATGTTTCGCGCTTAACGCAAATTCCAGCACACCGGCAAAACCGTTCTGATCAAAAACGGGGGTTGCGAAACGAATCACACCATCAAAGCGTTTTCCCTTGTCAAATTCCGCCCGGCTGACGTACAGGCCCGTGACGGATGAGACATAGACCTCTCCTTTATTCAGAGACTTGGCCTTGGTAAAGTAATCTTCGTTTTTAAACGTTGTGTTGGCCGGATTGGCAACATTGACCAGCTTGTCCTTCTCCGTGATCTCTCCGTTGAGGATTTTGATCCGTTCCATCCCGTTTTTGTCGATGAGCGACAACTCCGGGTACATCAGCGCGGAAACTTTTACGATTTTTCCGTCCACCTTGGTCCAGACATCTTTTTTATTTTCATTTACAAATTGTTTGTAAGACTGCTCGCTCTGGGGAAGAATCGTCGCAACAAGAAGATCCTTCTTTCTTTCCATGAGAAACCCGGCAACCTCATCTGCCACATTCGTAGCAAGTATCTTGATTCCTTCCTGGGATTTCGGGTCCAGGGCCGTAACCGCCTTTTCCTTTACTGTAACCCCTAATTTAAAAATGCCGTTGGCAATAAGAATGGCCATCAGTGACAAGGGGATTACGATAAGCAGGAAGAAGACTCTCGCTACTGTGAAAAACTGCTTATCTTTTTTGGTATCTGACATTCCCTTTTCCCCCTAACTGTCTTTAGTTAGAATTGAAGTGTTATTATTATTATCCAACGAACAGAACCTTATAGGGGTTTGCATACAGCAAAACGAGGGAGACAACCAAAGCGTAAATTGCAACGGATTCGGCCATGGCCATACCGACCAGCATGACGGTCATAATTTTGCCCTGTACGCCCGGGTTTCGTCCCACCGCCTGACAGGCCCCATTCGCCGCGCTACCGATACCGGCGCCGGCGCCGATGGCGCCCAGACCAATTGCCAGGCCCGCGCCCACCATGGCGCCAACCGCGAACAGAACCTTCACATACGACTCACCCGTGGGGAGAGCCTCAGCTGCGAAAACCACCGGCGACGCAACCAACAACGCTGATGCTGACGTGAATAGAGTGAACAACCCTTTCCAAACTTTCCTTAACATTTCCCTTTCTCCTTTCTAAAAAAGTAAACTATGTAGTTTCTCGCCCCTCATTAACACAAATTCGAGCATTGATGAAGGGGAAAATGCCGATTCGTCGGATGTCTTTGCAATCGATGTGCCATGGCCCACTATAAGAGGTATATTGTTTATAAGTCTCGGCAATCATTCTTTGTTCATTTTGCAGCGCTCAAAACCTGCGTATACGAA
This DNA window, taken from Deltaproteobacteria bacterium, encodes the following:
- the atpE gene encoding ATP synthase F0 subunit C → MLRKVWKGLFTLFTSASALLVASPVVFAAEALPTGESYVKVLFAVGAMVGAGLAIGLGAIGAGAGIGSAANGACQAVGRNPGVQGKIMTVMLVGMAMAESVAIYALVVSLVLLYANPYKVLFVG